One Phaseolus vulgaris cultivar G19833 chromosome 2, P. vulgaris v2.0, whole genome shotgun sequence DNA window includes the following coding sequences:
- the LOC137812680 gene encoding uncharacterized protein, with product MDAVELPLPLDLAPVPKLMGSEGFSLVQNDVASIKTAAEFASCNKFAETQLSKNSSQLPHLKGEEASKNSPSGNGKSCPVISSRVEGVTLQRRAAKSSRSNSSCSKRPRISQPEDSSSPIGIEESKDISDKLGSNNSNCTSPEKSQLPKQKSNASKRGDKRNFKVPSAKAKFESSSMKMGASMFSSTSGGNNFFGLYGLKHDFHDVTKFMNEPLLDELLRGTFDCPILSKDKGKKTSNTSVSFLNSVRKACSILQLPKSVQSQNMSEVDYSSNMKVSTCQLSSVCAAESVGNGDKEQSLDMSSCQKDHCSENESSTSPLDFPLHQPKDVLERLAVHPFQELESLLHDVSKPAATTKNSNNDQRSGKQVSRRPSLPAFPWSHAFGGHSRTNSDAVKSSTSRSMCQGKWSRIGVIAGPTNTDRSSFTNLDSFSYDQSLVPSSGSSEKKNFSSLFANLPFHQLDSSSSVSCSENSQAKAEFGGQVDTKENDERCPRILSAAQTLCEIATHSPRQSSDGILRWQRKTSQKAMKACHYKSNGKLEEMSSRSISTIGSEMVARSVEQIIPSKKPRFSIVENKNSSHYNNDAKKGHFVWPISKSSRSLPSKQVRDSLVENKRTNASILKQHCMMPPPARDLNKVHDGQQQVGKLVVMDWKRGRDNTD from the exons ATGGACGCCGTGGAATTGCCGTTACCACTTGACTTGGCACCCGTACCTAAATTGATGGGATCCGAGGGTTTCTCGCTAGTTCAAAACG ATGTTGCTAGTATAAAAACAGCAGCTGAGTTTGCCTCCTGCAACAAATTTGCAGAAACTCAACTTTCTAAGAATTCTAGTCAGCTGCCCCATCTCAAGGGTGAAGAGGCATCCAAAAATTCCCCTAGTGGTAACGGAAAAAGTTGTCCTGTGATTAGTTCCAGAGTGGAAGGTGTAACGTTACAAAGAAGAGCTGCAAAATCAAGCAGGAGTAATAGTTCATGTTCAAAGAGGCCCCGGATATCCCAACCGGAAGATTCTTCGAGCCCTATTGGAATTGAGGAGTCAAAGGATATTTCGGATAAACTTGGGTCAAATAATTCAAACTGTACTTCTCCAG AGAAAAGTCAATTACCAAAGCAAAAGAGCAATGCTAGCAAACGTGGTGATAAGAGGAATTTTAAAGTGCCTTCTGCAAAGGCTAAATTTGAATCATCCTCGATGAAGATGGGTGCATCAATGTTCAGTTCTACTAGTGGGGGGAACAACTTTTTTG GGCTGTATGGTCTGAAACATGATTTTCATGATGTCACAAAGTTTATGAATGAACCACTGTTAGATGAGCTCCTTAGGGGCACTTTTGACTGCCCCATTTTAAGCAAAGATAAAGGGAAGAAAACATCAAATACGAGTGTAAGTTTTTTGAATTCGGTTAGAAAGGCGTGCTCTATCCTTCAGCTCCCGAAATCTGTCCAGTCCCAAAATATGTCTGAGGTGGATTACTCCTCCAACATGAAAGTGTCCACTTGCCAATTGAGTTCAGTTTGTGCAGCAGAAAGTGTTGGTAATGGGGATAAAGAGCAGTCATTAGATATGTCCTCATGTCAGAAG GATCATTGTAGTGAAAATGAAAGTTCAACTAGTCCGCTTGACTTCCCATTACACCAACCTAAGGATGTTTTGGAACGACTTGCAGTCCATCCATTCCAGGAATTGGAGTCTTTGCTGCATGATGTGTCCAAGCCTGCTGCTACGACAAAGAATAGTAATAATGACCAACGTTCAGGCAAGCAGGTGTCTCGTCGGCCTAGCCTTCCTGCCTTTCCATGGTCACATGCTTTTGGTGGTCATTCTAGAACTAATTCTGATGCAGTTAAGTCATCAACGAGTAGAAGCATGTGCCAAGGTAAATGGTCGAGGATAGGTGTCATTGCTGGCCCTACAAATACTGATCGTAGTTCCTTCACAAACCTTGATTCATTCAGTTATGATCAGAGCCTTGTTCCTTCGTCTGGTAGTTCAGAAAAAAAGAATTTCTCATCTTTATTTGCTAACCTTCCTTTCCATCAGTTGGATTCTTCATCTTCTGTTTCTTGTTCAGAAAACTCTCAGGCTAAAGCAG AATTTGGAGGCCAAGTGGATACTAAAGAAAATG ATGAGCGTTGTCCAAGAATATTATCTGCTGCACAAACTCTCTGTGAAATTGCAACTCACTCACCAAGGCAGAGCTCGGATGGAATTTTAAGATGGCAAAGGAAAACTTCACAAAAAGCCATGAAAGCTTGCCACTATAAATCAAATGGGAAACTTGAAGAGATGTCTTCCAGATCAATTTCAACGATTGGATCTGAAATGGTGGCCAGAAGTGTGGAGCAGATAATTCCCTCAAAGAAGCCAAGGTTTTCCATAGTTGAGAACAAGAACAGTAGCCACTACAATAATGATGCTAAGAAAGGACATTTTGTGTGGCCTATTTCGAAGTCAAGTAGATCATTACCTAGTAAACAAGTTAGAGACTCGTTGGTGGAAAACAAACGTACGAATGCCAGCATTTTGAAGCAACATTGTATGATGCCCCCACCCGCAAGGGATTTAAATAAGGTTCATGATGGTCAGCAGCAGGTTGGAAAATTAGTCGTGATGGATTGGAAAAGGGGAAGAGACAACACAGATTGA
- the LOC137812685 gene encoding serine/threonine-protein phosphatase PP1 — MDENLLDDIIRRLVAAKNGRTTKQVQLTEAEIRQLCASSKEIFLSQPNLLELEAPIKICGDVHGQYSDLLRLFEYGGYPPEANYLFLGDYVDRGKQSIETICLLLAYKVKYKENFFLLRGNHECASINRIYGFYDECKRRFNVRIWKTFTECFNCLPVAALIDEKILCMHGGLSPDLKHLDQIRNIARPIDVPDHGLLCDLLWADPDKDLDGWGENDRGVSFTFGADKVVEFLEQHDLDLICRAHQVVEDGYEFFAKRQLVTIFSAPNYCGEFDNAGAMMSVDDTLTCSFQILKSSEKKGKGGSGNNTSRPGTPPHKGGKN, encoded by the exons ATGGACGAGAACTTGCTCGACGATATTATCCGCCGGCTCGTTGCGGCGAAGAACGGTAGAACCACCAAGCAGGTGCAGCTTACGGAGGCGGAAATTCGACAACTCTGCGCTTCCTCTAAAGAGATCTTTCTCAGTCAACCCAATCTTCTCGAACTTGAGGCTCCGATTAAGATTTGTG GAGATGTTCATGGCCAATACTCAGATCTTTTAAGGCTGTTTGAATACGGGGGATACCCACCTGAagcaaattatttatttcttggAGATTATGTTGATCGTGGTAAGCAGAGCATAGAGACAATATGTTTACTCCTTGCATACAAGGTCAAATACAAGGAGAACTTCTTTCTTCTCAGGGGCAACCATGAATGTGCCTCCATCAACCGTATATATGGTTTCTATGATGAGTGTAAGAGGAGGTTTAATGTTCGCATCTGGAAGACATTTACTGAATGCTTTAATTGTCTACCAGTTGCTGCCCTGATAGATGAGAAGATTCTTTGCATGCACGGTGGACTATCACCTGATCTTAAACATTTGGATCAGATACGGAATATTGCTCGTCCTATTGATGTGCCAGATCATGGTCTTCTTTGTGACCTTCTATGGGCTGATCCTGATAAAGATCTTGATGGGTGGGGCGAAAATGATCGAGGTGTGTCATTTACATTTGGGGCTGACAAGGTTGTTGAATTTCTTGAACAACATGATCTTGATCTAATTTGCAGAGCTCACCAG GTTGTAGAGGATGGATATGAGTTTTTTGCCAAGCGTCAGCTGGTGACTATATTCTCCGCCCCTAATTACTGTGGTGAATTTGATAATGCTGGTGCTATGATGAGTGTGGATGACACCTTGACATGCTCTTTCCAAATACTTAAATCTTCtgaaaagaaagggaaaggtgGATCTGGCAACAACACATCAAGACCGGGAACTCCACCTCATAAG GGTGGGAAGAATTAA
- the LOC137812681 gene encoding protein LURP-one-related 17-like — protein MRVFPRLKFLSRAVHEEQEGEHDGERNKYPLTDGSLCTSLTLTVWKKSLVISCKGFTVIDSYGNLAYRVDNYIGHPKEVILMDASGNSVLTLHRSRKLGLVDSWFVYEGETGTQSPRSKWCKSKNSAVCCVRKRVNLLDGKPKVQAFVYRVASDSDKRHAAFTVEGSYAHRTCKVFDEYRKVVAEIKRKEANSKDVSFGIEIFQLVVHPGFDPSFAMALVLLLDQMFS, from the exons ATGAGGGTGTTTCCTAGGTTGAAGTTTCTGTCAAGAGCAGTGCACGAGGAACAAGAGGGTGAGCATGATGGGGAGAGAAACAAGTACCCTTTAACGGATGGAAGCTTGTGCACCTCCTTAACGCTAACAGTTTGGAAAAAATCCCTCGTGATTAGTTGTAAAGGGTTCACGGTGATTGATTCATATGGAAACTTGGCTTATAGGGTTGACAATTACATCGGGCACCCCAAAGAAGTCATTCTTATGGACGCTTCAGGAAACTCTGTCCTCACCCTGCACCGCTCCAGG AAGCTGGGATTGGTGGATAGCTGGTTTGTGTATGAAGGGGAAACGGGGACGCAGAGTCCGAGGAGTAAGTGGTGTAAATCGAAAAACAGTGCAGTTTGTTGTGTAAGGAAGCGTGTGAATCTTTTAGACGGCAAACCCAAGGTTCAGGCCTTCGTGTATCGCGTAGCATCGGACTCAGATAAACGACATGCAGCGTTTACAGTTGAAGGTTCTTATGCACATAGGACATGTAAAGTGTTTGATGAGTACAGAAAGGTCGTGGCTGAAATCAAGAGAAAGGAGGCCAATAGCAAAGACGTCTCTTTCGGGATCGAGAtttttcaattggttgttcACCCTGGCTTTGATCCTAGCTTTGCCATGGCACTCGTTTTACTACTGGATCAAATGTTTTCCTAA